One region of Streptomyces subrutilus genomic DNA includes:
- a CDS encoding adenylyltransferase/cytidyltransferase family protein, which yields MSELGAPARRPYRVGYAPGAYDLFHIGHLNILRHARSQCDYLVAGVVSDEMAELAKGRRPMIPLVERLEIVRSVKYVDAAFVETVPDKVETWRQVRFDVIFKGDDWRGTPKGDRLERAFAVHGVDVVYFPYTVHTSSTQLRRALDALAEPLAAAEPFTAERR from the coding sequence ATGTCCGAACTTGGCGCGCCTGCGCGCAGGCCGTACCGGGTCGGCTACGCGCCGGGTGCGTACGATCTGTTCCATATCGGACACCTCAATATCCTTCGGCACGCGAGGAGTCAGTGCGACTACCTGGTGGCCGGAGTGGTCTCCGACGAGATGGCAGAGCTCGCCAAGGGGCGCCGCCCGATGATCCCGCTCGTCGAGCGGCTGGAGATCGTCCGCAGCGTGAAGTACGTGGACGCCGCGTTCGTCGAGACGGTGCCGGACAAGGTGGAGACCTGGCGGCAGGTCCGCTTCGACGTGATCTTCAAGGGTGACGACTGGCGGGGCACCCCCAAGGGCGACAGGCTCGAGAGGGCCTTCGCCGTCCACGGCGTCGACGTCGTGTACTTCCCGTACACCGTCCACACCTCCAGCACCCAGCTGCGCCGGGCGCTGGACGCGCTCGCCGAACCGCTCGCGGCGGCGGAGCCCTTCACCGCCGAACGGCGCTGA
- a CDS encoding CDP-alcohol phosphatidyltransferase family protein, with product MGSRVGFALRELRGAQKSAKGVSLYSRFVNRPTGRYLAAGSYALGLTPNQVTLVSAAFSFAAAAAVALCAPSWGLGIAVWAALAVGFAFDSADGQLARLRGSGSAAGEWLDHVVDCAKLTALHSCVLIAFYRFPDAYGTGGDGWLLVPLGFQFAAIVTFFGGLLTEKLKPRPAPGSPAAAPSTLRAVALLPVDYGVFCLVFLLLGGGELFVRAYAAFGVVAGLFLVAFLVKWFRELSAVRR from the coding sequence ATGGGCAGCAGAGTCGGATTCGCGCTGCGCGAGCTGCGCGGGGCGCAGAAATCGGCGAAGGGGGTGTCGCTCTACTCGCGGTTCGTGAACCGGCCGACCGGGCGGTACCTGGCCGCCGGGTCGTACGCGCTCGGGCTCACCCCGAACCAGGTGACACTGGTCAGCGCCGCCTTCAGCTTCGCCGCCGCGGCCGCGGTCGCCCTGTGCGCGCCCTCCTGGGGCCTGGGGATCGCCGTCTGGGCGGCGCTCGCCGTGGGGTTCGCCTTCGATTCCGCCGACGGCCAGCTGGCCCGGCTGCGCGGGAGCGGCAGCGCCGCGGGCGAGTGGCTCGACCACGTCGTGGACTGCGCCAAGCTCACCGCGCTGCACTCGTGCGTGCTGATCGCCTTCTACCGCTTCCCCGACGCCTACGGGACGGGCGGGGACGGCTGGCTGCTGGTGCCGCTGGGCTTCCAGTTCGCCGCGATCGTCACCTTCTTCGGCGGACTGCTGACCGAGAAGCTCAAGCCCCGGCCGGCGCCGGGGAGCCCCGCCGCCGCGCCGTCGACCCTGCGCGCGGTGGCGTTGCTGCCCGTGGACTACGGGGTGTTCTGCCTGGTGTTCCTGCTGCTCGGCGGCGGGGAGCTGTTCGTCCGCGCCTACGCGGCCTTCGGGGTGGTCGCCGGGCTGTTCCTGGTGGCGTTCCTCGTGAAGTGGTTCCGGGAGCTCAGCGCCGTTCGGCGGTGA
- a CDS encoding MFS transporter encodes MTPLIWRLLAGRTFAAFATALIPTTLTLALVRTGSAGDLGLVLACELLPMLLLLPVAGVAADRFPARRVVLVADLVRAAAQLATGCVLMAGPAHVPGLAALAAVTGAAVAFGTPAARTLVAAAVPEEGRLRVNSRLGVATGLAQIAAPAAAGSLMLVIGAGWSSLLTGALFLLSALTLGGLPVAPAPRGTPRASFLAELRGGWTETRRHPWFLANVLAHGAWHLAAGLLLTLGPLIAVESLGGEASWVVIAQAGTVGMLAGVWAAGRLPVRRPLCAVAFGAAAQALPLTAFALRLPLPVTGAAFCCAMFGLGVLSPLWETEMQRRIPLEALGRVGSFDTLISFAARPLGLAAAAPLAAVTGTTAPLLAAAVLTAAANLSVLLLPDVRERPARESAFALR; translated from the coding sequence ATGACCCCGCTCATCTGGCGGCTGCTGGCGGGCCGCACCTTCGCGGCCTTCGCCACCGCCCTCATCCCCACCACCCTGACGCTGGCGCTCGTCCGGACCGGGTCCGCCGGGGACCTCGGTCTCGTGCTGGCCTGCGAGTTGCTGCCCATGCTGCTCCTGCTGCCGGTGGCGGGAGTGGCCGCCGACCGGTTCCCCGCCCGCCGGGTGGTCCTGGTGGCCGACCTCGTCCGGGCGGCCGCCCAGCTGGCGACCGGGTGCGTACTGATGGCCGGTCCCGCGCACGTGCCCGGCCTGGCCGCCCTCGCGGCCGTGACCGGGGCCGCGGTGGCCTTCGGCACCCCCGCCGCGCGCACGCTCGTCGCCGCCGCGGTCCCCGAGGAGGGGCGGCTGCGCGTCAACTCCCGGCTCGGGGTGGCCACCGGGCTCGCGCAGATCGCCGCGCCGGCCGCCGCCGGCTCGCTGATGCTGGTCATCGGTGCGGGCTGGTCCTCGCTGCTCACCGGCGCGCTCTTCCTGCTCTCCGCGCTGACCCTCGGCGGCCTGCCGGTGGCCCCGGCGCCGCGCGGCACGCCGCGCGCCTCCTTCCTCGCGGAACTGCGCGGGGGCTGGACCGAGACCCGGCGCCATCCGTGGTTCCTCGCCAACGTGCTGGCCCACGGCGCCTGGCACCTGGCGGCCGGACTGCTGCTCACCCTCGGCCCGCTGATCGCCGTGGAGAGCCTGGGCGGGGAGGCCTCGTGGGTGGTCATCGCCCAGGCCGGCACGGTCGGGATGCTGGCGGGAGTCTGGGCGGCCGGGCGGCTGCCCGTCCGCCGGCCGCTGTGCGCGGTGGCCTTCGGAGCCGCCGCGCAGGCGCTGCCGCTCACCGCGTTCGCCCTGCGGCTGCCGCTCCCGGTGACCGGGGCCGCGTTCTGCTGCGCGATGTTCGGGCTGGGGGTGCTGAGCCCGCTGTGGGAGACGGAGATGCAGCGCCGCATCCCGCTGGAGGCCCTGGGCCGGGTCGGGTCCTTCGACACCCTGATCTCCTTCGCCGCCCGCCCGCTGGGCCTGGCGGCGGCCGCCCCGCTCGCCGCCGTCACCGGGACCACTGCCCCGCTGCTGGCCGCCGCCGTGCTGACCGCCGCCGCGAACCTGTCCGTCCTGCTCCTCCCGGACGTGCGCGAACGCCCCGCGCGGGAGTCCGCTTTCGCCCTGCGATGA
- the glgX gene encoding glycogen debranching protein GlgX: MSSAAEQEEAVEAVGNVADAANAVDTDNAVRGGGLTAPAPNGQVRGQVSRTSGRPGPQVWPGSSHPLGARFHHGPDGTAGTNFALWAQGAEAVEVCLFDASGTETRCALTELTHEIWHGFVPGVRPGQRYGFRVHGRWDPWTGARYNPSKLLLDPYARAVDGEFGLPPEVYGHVRDWPQQYIADTVRDDRDSAPFVPKGVVVHDDDDWADDVRPKTPWADSVIYELHVRGFTMGHPGIPAELRGTYAGLAHPAAVEHLVKLGVTAVELLPVHQFAHEDHLLRRGLRNYWGYNSVGYFAPHAGYSSSGTAGQQVGEFKRMVRALHAAGIEVILDVVYNHTAEAGELGPMLSLRGIDNRGYYRLQPDQRRYADYTGCGNTLHAGRPHVLRLITDSLRYWVTEMGVDGFRFDLAAALARSMHDVDMLSPFLAVIAQDPVLRRVKLIAEPWDVGAGGYQVGAFPPLWTEWNDRYRDAVRDFWRGALPDVRDLGYRLSGSSDLYAWGGRRPYASVNFVTAHDGFTLRDLVSYERKHNEANGEEGRDGTNDNRSWNCGVEGDPPEGTDPRIAALRRRQLRNLLTTLLLSTGVPMLVAGDEFGRTQGGNNNAYCQDNETGWVDWSLLEDPAWRELFALTARLISLRQAHPVLRRRAFFSGRPQGVDGLRDLAWFTPAGSEMTERDWYAPAAALGMYLSGRDIPGRDERGRQVTDDSFLALLHTGDRPVGWVLPGAPWAEVYELVLDTSREAQAEAPLTRHRGGETLMVPARSVLLLRVAG, encoded by the coding sequence GTGTCGAGCGCAGCCGAGCAGGAAGAGGCGGTGGAAGCCGTCGGGAACGTGGCGGACGCCGCGAACGCGGTGGACACCGACAACGCGGTCCGGGGCGGCGGCCTGACCGCGCCCGCGCCGAACGGCCAGGTCAGGGGCCAGGTGTCAAGGACGTCCGGGCGCCCCGGACCACAGGTGTGGCCCGGGTCCTCGCATCCGCTGGGGGCCCGGTTCCACCACGGCCCGGACGGGACGGCGGGCACCAACTTCGCGCTGTGGGCGCAGGGCGCGGAGGCGGTGGAGGTGTGCCTGTTCGACGCGAGCGGGACCGAGACCCGCTGCGCCCTGACGGAGCTCACGCACGAGATCTGGCACGGCTTCGTGCCGGGCGTGCGCCCCGGGCAGCGGTACGGGTTCCGGGTGCACGGGCGCTGGGACCCGTGGACGGGCGCCCGGTACAACCCGTCGAAGCTGCTGCTGGACCCGTACGCACGGGCCGTGGACGGCGAGTTCGGCCTGCCGCCGGAGGTGTACGGGCACGTCCGGGACTGGCCGCAGCAGTACATCGCCGACACGGTGCGCGACGACCGCGACTCGGCGCCGTTCGTCCCCAAGGGGGTGGTGGTCCACGATGACGACGACTGGGCGGACGACGTCCGGCCGAAGACCCCCTGGGCCGATTCGGTGATCTACGAGCTGCACGTGCGCGGCTTCACGATGGGCCACCCGGGGATCCCCGCGGAGCTGCGCGGCACGTACGCGGGCCTCGCCCATCCGGCGGCCGTCGAGCACCTGGTGAAGCTGGGCGTGACGGCCGTCGAGCTGCTGCCGGTGCACCAGTTCGCGCACGAGGATCACCTGCTGCGCCGGGGACTGCGCAACTACTGGGGCTACAACTCGGTCGGCTACTTCGCGCCGCACGCGGGCTACTCGTCGAGCGGTACGGCGGGCCAGCAGGTCGGGGAGTTCAAGCGGATGGTGCGGGCCCTGCACGCGGCGGGGATCGAGGTCATCCTCGACGTGGTCTACAACCACACCGCGGAGGCGGGCGAGCTCGGACCGATGCTGTCGCTGCGCGGGATCGACAACCGGGGCTACTACCGGCTCCAGCCCGACCAGCGCCGGTACGCCGACTACACGGGCTGCGGGAACACCCTGCACGCGGGGCGCCCGCACGTGCTGCGCCTGATCACGGACTCCCTGCGGTACTGGGTGACGGAGATGGGGGTGGACGGCTTCCGCTTCGACCTGGCGGCGGCGCTGGCCCGCTCGATGCACGACGTGGACATGCTGTCGCCGTTCCTGGCGGTGATCGCCCAGGACCCGGTGCTGCGGCGGGTCAAGCTGATCGCGGAGCCCTGGGACGTGGGCGCCGGGGGCTACCAGGTGGGGGCCTTCCCACCGCTGTGGACGGAGTGGAACGACCGCTACCGGGACGCCGTACGGGACTTCTGGCGGGGCGCGCTGCCCGACGTACGGGACCTCGGGTACCGGCTGTCGGGGTCGAGCGACCTCTACGCGTGGGGCGGGCGGCGGCCGTACGCCTCGGTGAACTTCGTGACCGCGCACGACGGTTTCACCCTGCGGGACCTGGTGTCCTACGAGCGCAAGCACAACGAGGCGAACGGGGAGGAGGGCCGGGACGGGACGAACGACAACCGGTCGTGGAACTGCGGGGTGGAGGGCGATCCGCCGGAGGGCACGGACCCCCGGATCGCCGCGCTGCGCCGCCGGCAGCTGCGCAACCTCCTCACCACCCTGCTGCTGTCGACGGGGGTGCCGATGCTGGTCGCGGGGGACGAGTTCGGGCGCACCCAGGGCGGCAACAACAACGCGTACTGCCAGGACAACGAGACGGGCTGGGTGGACTGGTCCCTGCTGGAGGATCCCGCGTGGCGGGAGCTGTTCGCGCTGACCGCGCGGCTGATCTCGCTGCGCCAGGCCCATCCGGTGCTGCGGCGGCGGGCGTTCTTCTCGGGACGGCCGCAGGGGGTGGACGGGCTGCGGGACCTGGCCTGGTTCACGCCGGCGGGGTCGGAGATGACGGAGCGGGACTGGTACGCACCGGCCGCCGCGCTGGGGATGTACCTGTCGGGTCGGGACATCCCGGGGCGTGACGAGCGGGGCCGCCAGGTGACGGACGACAGTTTCCTGGCCCTGCTGCACACCGGGGACCGGCCGGTGGGGTGGGTGCTGCCGGGGGCGCCGTGGGCCGAGGTGTACGAGCTGGTCCTGGACACCTCGCGCGAGGCGCAGGCCGAGGCCCCGCTGACCCGCCACCGGGGCGGCGAGACCCTGATGGTGCCGGCCCGTTCGGTGCTGCTGCTGCGGGTGGCGGGGTAG
- a CDS encoding L,D-transpeptidase: protein MAAVAVWAGLLGGLAGCTEDGRSPVEIGLPGKPRSPDEAIRITPDDNAKGVPADGRLSVTVPEGRLERVVVTKVEDAQEERVPGEIAADGLSWSPEPESARLSLAAKYTVDVVALDGHDRRQARHTTFTTYVPEERFIGYFKPENRSTVGTGMIVSFNFSRAITRRAEVERAITVTSNPPVEVVGHWFGKERLDFRPKSYWKAGTEVTVKMGLRDIEGAPGSYGIQDKTITFTVGRSQISTVDAAAHTMEVRRDGKLLQTLPITAGAPKTTTYNGKMVVMELFDVTRMNGQTVGFGGEYDIPDVPHAMRLTSSGTFLHGNYWVSPDTFGTANLSHGCVGLRDDKGGGSDTPAGWFFDRTLVGDVVEVVNSQDKTVAPNNGLGGWNMSWADWVAGSAIA from the coding sequence TTGGCCGCCGTGGCGGTATGGGCGGGCCTGCTCGGCGGCCTGGCCGGATGCACCGAGGACGGCCGCTCCCCGGTCGAGATCGGGCTGCCCGGCAAACCCCGCTCGCCGGACGAGGCCATCCGGATCACCCCCGACGACAACGCCAAGGGGGTGCCGGCCGACGGACGCCTCAGCGTGACCGTTCCCGAGGGCAGGCTGGAACGGGTCGTGGTCACCAAGGTGGAGGACGCGCAGGAGGAGCGGGTCCCGGGTGAGATCGCCGCCGACGGGCTCAGCTGGAGCCCCGAGCCGGAGTCCGCCCGGCTCTCGCTCGCGGCCAAGTACACCGTGGACGTCGTCGCCCTGGACGGACACGACCGCCGCCAGGCCCGCCACACCACCTTCACCACCTACGTTCCCGAGGAGCGGTTCATCGGCTACTTCAAGCCGGAGAACCGCTCCACCGTCGGCACCGGCATGATCGTCTCCTTCAACTTCAGCCGGGCCATCACACGACGCGCCGAGGTGGAGCGGGCGATCACCGTCACCTCGAACCCGCCCGTGGAGGTCGTCGGCCACTGGTTCGGCAAGGAGCGGCTCGACTTCCGGCCCAAGTCGTACTGGAAGGCCGGCACCGAGGTCACCGTGAAGATGGGCCTGCGCGACATCGAGGGCGCCCCCGGCTCCTACGGCATCCAGGACAAGACGATCACCTTCACCGTGGGACGGTCCCAGATCTCCACCGTGGACGCGGCCGCGCACACCATGGAGGTCCGCCGGGACGGGAAGCTGCTGCAGACCCTGCCGATCACCGCCGGGGCGCCCAAGACCACCACCTACAACGGGAAGATGGTGGTGATGGAGCTCTTCGACGTCACCCGCATGAACGGCCAGACCGTCGGCTTCGGCGGCGAGTACGACATCCCCGACGTCCCGCACGCCATGCGGCTGACCTCCTCCGGGACCTTCCTGCACGGCAACTACTGGGTCAGCCCCGACACCTTCGGCACGGCCAACCTGAGCCACGGGTGCGTGGGCCTGCGCGACGACAAGGGCGGCGGCTCGGACACCCCCGCCGGCTGGTTCTTCGACCGGACCCTGGTCGGGGACGTGGTGGAGGTCGTCAACTCGCAGGACAAGACGGTGGCCCCGAACAACGGCCTGGGCGGCTGGAACATGTCCTGGGCCGACTGGGTCGCCGGCTCCGCCATCGCCTGA
- a CDS encoding L,D-transpeptidase, with protein sequence MGRTRVNLQPIRGRVRTGLPALLLGAALLLTTACGGGGGDNGNGNGSGGDNAGGGGKTGTEASKAVVSVKPDDGSKEVATSGVLKITSTGGKLTTVTVADTKGNAVEGKLADDGASWEPARHLASATEYKVHAVAKDEAGRESAKDTTFTTLTPTNTFIGHYTPEDGATVGVGMPVSINFTRGITNPEAVEKAITVTAEPAVPVEGHWFGNDRLDFRPEKYWAAGTKVTVKLALDGVEGRPGVYGKQTRTVTFTIGRSQISTVDASSKQMQVVRDGQVLKNIPITAGAPSTTTYNGQMVISEKYKVTRMNGATVGFGGEYDIPDVPHAMRLSNSGTFVHGNYWASAGTFGSENVSHGCVGLRDVRGGGNGDVPAAWFYNESLIGDVVVVKNSKDKQIAPDNGLNGWNMDWAEWIK encoded by the coding sequence ATGGGGAGAACACGAGTGAACCTGCAGCCGATACGCGGCCGCGTCCGCACGGGCCTGCCGGCCCTTCTGCTGGGGGCCGCCCTGCTGCTGACCACCGCGTGCGGCGGCGGCGGCGGCGACAACGGCAACGGCAACGGCAGCGGTGGTGACAACGCCGGGGGCGGTGGCAAGACCGGTACCGAGGCGTCCAAGGCCGTGGTCAGCGTGAAGCCGGACGACGGCTCCAAGGAGGTCGCCACCAGCGGCGTCCTGAAGATAACGAGCACCGGCGGCAAGCTCACCACGGTGACCGTCGCCGACACCAAGGGCAACGCGGTCGAGGGCAAGCTGGCCGACGACGGCGCGAGCTGGGAGCCCGCCCGCCACCTGGCCTCCGCCACCGAGTACAAGGTGCACGCCGTCGCCAAGGACGAGGCCGGCCGGGAGTCCGCCAAGGACACCACCTTCACGACCCTGACCCCGACGAACACCTTCATCGGGCACTACACGCCCGAGGACGGCGCCACCGTCGGCGTGGGCATGCCGGTGTCGATCAACTTCACCCGCGGCATCACCAACCCCGAGGCCGTCGAGAAGGCCATCACCGTGACGGCCGAGCCGGCCGTCCCGGTCGAGGGCCACTGGTTCGGCAACGACCGCCTCGACTTCCGCCCCGAGAAGTACTGGGCCGCGGGCACCAAGGTCACCGTGAAGCTCGCCCTCGACGGGGTCGAGGGCCGCCCGGGCGTCTACGGCAAGCAGACCCGTACGGTCACCTTCACCATCGGCCGCTCGCAGATCTCCACGGTCGACGCGAGCAGCAAGCAGATGCAGGTGGTCCGCGACGGCCAGGTGCTCAAGAACATCCCGATCACCGCGGGCGCCCCGTCGACGACCACGTACAACGGGCAGATGGTCATCAGCGAGAAGTACAAGGTCACGCGGATGAACGGCGCGACGGTGGGCTTCGGCGGCGAGTACGACATCCCCGACGTCCCGCACGCGATGCGGCTGTCGAACTCGGGCACCTTCGTGCACGGCAACTACTGGGCCTCCGCCGGCACGTTCGGCTCGGAGAACGTCAGCCACGGCTGCGTCGGCCTGCGCGACGTGCGCGGCGGCGGCAACGGCGACGTACCGGCGGCCTGGTTCTACAACGAGTCGCTGATCGGCGACGTGGTCGTCGTGAAGAACTCCAAGGACAAGCAGATCGCCCCGGACAACGGCCTCAACGGCTGGAACATGGACTGGGCGGAGTGGATCAAGTAG
- a CDS encoding enoyl-CoA hydratase/isomerase family protein, which yields MTMSLEVSEGVGTIRLDRPPMNALDIATQDRLRELAVEATDRADVRAVIIYGGEKVFAAGADIKEMQAMDHAAMIARSRALQDSFTAVARIPKPVVAAVTGYALGGGCELALCADYRIAADNAKLGQPEILLGLIPGAGGTQRLSRLIGPSRAKDLIFTGRMVKADEALTLGLVDRVVPAAEVYEQARAWAARLAQGPAIALRAAKECVDAGLEADIDTGLAIERNWFAGLFATEDRETGMRSFVEEGPGKAKFA from the coding sequence ATGACCATGTCTCTCGAAGTCTCCGAAGGCGTCGGCACCATCCGCCTGGACCGGCCGCCCATGAACGCCCTGGACATCGCCACCCAGGACCGGCTGCGCGAGCTCGCGGTGGAGGCGACCGACCGGGCCGACGTGCGGGCGGTGATCATCTACGGCGGCGAGAAGGTGTTCGCGGCGGGCGCGGACATCAAGGAGATGCAGGCGATGGACCACGCGGCGATGATCGCCCGGTCCCGCGCACTGCAGGACTCCTTCACCGCGGTGGCCCGCATCCCCAAGCCCGTCGTCGCGGCCGTCACCGGCTACGCGCTGGGCGGCGGTTGCGAGCTCGCGCTCTGCGCCGACTACCGGATCGCCGCCGACAACGCGAAGCTCGGCCAGCCCGAGATCCTGCTCGGTCTGATCCCGGGCGCCGGCGGCACCCAGCGGCTGTCCCGGCTCATCGGCCCCTCCAGGGCCAAGGACCTCATCTTCACCGGGCGCATGGTCAAGGCCGACGAGGCGCTCACGCTGGGGCTCGTCGACCGGGTGGTCCCCGCGGCCGAGGTGTACGAGCAGGCCCGGGCCTGGGCCGCCCGGCTGGCCCAGGGTCCGGCGATCGCGCTGCGCGCCGCCAAGGAGTGCGTGGACGCGGGGCTCGAAGCCGACATCGACACCGGGCTCGCCATCGAACGCAACTGGTTCGCGGGCCTGTTCGCCACCGAGGACCGCGAGACCGGCATGCGCAGCTTCGTCGAAGAGGGGCCGGGCAAGGCGAAGTTCGCGTGA
- a CDS encoding ATP-binding protein: MAGLEGVEQPRQRSSASAVRLTAALEDGQGLKALELYGNPAEAEVTLPSMPESAGTARRLTQCVVIRLWGLSPQISEHAVLLVSELVGNAVRHTGARSFGLRMLRRRGWIRVEVRDPSRGLPCLMPVHELDTTGRGLFLVDKLSDRWGADLLPRGKITWFEMRVADRQNA; encoded by the coding sequence ATGGCGGGCCTGGAGGGTGTGGAACAGCCGCGGCAGCGCAGCAGCGCTTCGGCCGTGCGGCTCACGGCGGCACTTGAGGACGGACAGGGCCTCAAGGCACTGGAGTTGTACGGGAACCCGGCTGAGGCGGAAGTGACCCTGCCGTCCATGCCGGAATCGGCCGGTACCGCCCGCAGGCTCACCCAGTGCGTGGTGATACGGCTCTGGGGGCTCTCGCCGCAGATCTCCGAGCACGCCGTCCTGTTGGTCTCGGAACTCGTGGGCAACGCGGTCCGGCACACCGGGGCCCGCTCCTTCGGCTTACGCATGCTCCGGCGGCGCGGCTGGATCCGGGTGGAGGTGCGCGACCCCTCGCGCGGGCTGCCCTGCCTGATGCCGGTCCACGAGCTGGACACGACCGGGCGGGGGCTCTTCCTCGTCGACAAGCTGTCCGACCGCTGGGGCGCCGACCTGCTGCCGCGCGGGAAGATCACCTGGTTCGAGATGCGCGTGGCCGACCGCCAGAACGCCTGA